DNA sequence from the Acidobacteriota bacterium genome:
ACGAAACCTTTAGGCCGACAGAACCGCGGCGGATCGATCTTGAGAAGCCGAAATGCGAGATTATCTGCTTCATCCGATTGCTTGGGTGATTTCGCGATACCGCGATGCACATCTCCTTCAGGTCAGTGAGATCGGAGACGAAAAGCTGCTTACTTTCGCCATCGCCGGTTCGTGAGAACGTTCCTTCACCGCGGACAGCGTGAAGCAGAATATCGTGAAACGGAAGCAGAACAACGCCGAGAATCGCTTCGCCGTCGATGGCGAGCCCGATCTGCACGGCAAAATCGCCGTCGTGATTTACAAAACCAGCGGTTCCGTCGATCGGGTCGATTATCCAGACACGGTTTTTTGAGATTCGGTGTTCGAGGTCGTCGATCTCTTCTTCAGAAAGAATTCCGTCGTCAGGAAAGGCGGCCGCCAGGCCGTCGACAATGATTCGGCTCGCTTCGCGGTCAGCGGCGGTTACCGGCTCGCTAAAATTATCAGCACCGATCTTTTCTTCGGTCTCGAAACCGTCGTTATAAAATTTAAGAATTGAGGTGCTTGCGATCCGTGCGAGGTTGATCGCGGTATTAAGCTCGTGCTGAAGCATTAACTACAATTTAGCACGACAGCACGGTCGAGCGAAATTTACCACAGAGAAGCTAAGAAAGAGTTTTTACCACAGATGAGATCGGATAAACACAGATGGACAAGAAGATCAGATATGGCCTTTCGGGTTTTGCTTTTCTTATCTGTGTATATCTGTGTCCATCTGCGGTTAATTTTCTTTCCGACCCGATCAGGCCTGC
Encoded proteins:
- a CDS encoding 3'(2'),5'-bisphosphate nucleotidase CysQ, translating into MLQHELNTAINLARIASTSILKFYNDGFETEEKIGADNFSEPVTAADREASRIIVDGLAAAFPDDGILSEEEIDDLEHRISKNRVWIIDPIDGTAGFVNHDGDFAVQIGLAIDGEAILGVVLLPFHDILLHAVRGEGTFSRTGDGESKQLFVSDLTDLKEMCIAVSRNHPSNRMKQIISHFGFSRSIRRGSVGLKVSLIANREADLYIHPSPRTKLWDTCSPQIILEEAGGKMTDLFGLELRYDSRDLHNRNGILASNGISHNKVVAHLAPLLAEFGRVPHKG